From the Vibrio algarum genome, one window contains:
- a CDS encoding EAL domain-containing protein, translating to MASIPETSHLEMAINLSAKQIWQNLFVEDFIKIVESFGIDHSKLIAEVTESVLIQDITDATEKLTKLKQYGVSISLDDFGTGYSSLNYLRSLPIDEIKIDKSFINDITKDKQALLMVKSIIDLAKNFDMSLVSEGVEEREQLTLLKELGVSTYQGYYFSKPVPVEEMSALLLNNMER from the coding sequence ATGGCAAGCATCCCTGAAACCAGCCATTTAGAAATGGCTATAAATCTTAGTGCAAAACAAATTTGGCAGAATCTCTTCGTGGAAGACTTTATTAAAATTGTTGAGTCTTTTGGCATCGACCACTCGAAGCTTATTGCGGAGGTAACTGAATCAGTGCTTATTCAGGATATCACTGATGCAACTGAAAAATTAACTAAACTAAAACAGTACGGAGTGTCGATATCTCTCGATGACTTTGGTACAGGCTATTCATCGTTGAACTATTTGCGATCTCTTCCAATTGATGAAATCAAAATCGACAAATCTTTCATCAATGATATTACCAAAGATAAGCAAGCTCTTTTAATGGTTAAATCGATAATAGACCTGGCCAAAAACTTTGACATGAGCCTTGTATCTGAAGGGGTTGAAGAGCGAGAACAATTGACTCTACTTAAAGAGTTAGGTGTATCCACTTATCAAGGGTACTATTTTAGTAAACCGGTTCCCGTGGAAGAAATGAGTGCATTATTATTGAATAATATGGAAAGGTAA